Proteins from one Clostridium cellulovorans 743B genomic window:
- a CDS encoding 3-isopropylmalate dehydratase small subunit, translating to MKEFSGKVLFLDRSDINTDEIIPAKYLTEITKEALKPYLLEDLSLPTFNNKEDIEGKAVVVTRANFGCGSSREHAPWALEVNGINVVIAENFARIFRQNMYNCGMFAIELPSDTIQYLFDNYAGKDASITIDVDNDKIIVTSSEKSDEIDFKVGGFDKTLVKEGGWVGYADKNY from the coding sequence ATGAAAGAATTTAGCGGAAAAGTTTTATTTTTAGATAGAAGTGATATCAATACTGATGAAATCATTCCAGCAAAGTATCTTACTGAAATTACTAAAGAGGCATTAAAACCTTATTTATTAGAAGATTTGTCTCTTCCAACATTTAATAACAAAGAAGATATTGAAGGCAAAGCTGTTGTTGTAACAAGAGCAAACTTTGGTTGTGGATCTTCTAGAGAACATGCTCCATGGGCTTTAGAAGTTAATGGTATTAATGTTGTCATAGCAGAAAACTTTGCTAGAATATTTAGACAAAACATGTATAACTGCGGTATGTTTGCGATAGAATTACCATCAGACACGATTCAATATCTTTTCGATAATTATGCAGGTAAAGATGCTTCAATAACAATTGACGTTGATAATGATAAGATTATAGTAACTTCATCAGAAAAATCAGATGAAATTGATTTTAAAGTTGGTGGATTTGACAAGACTCTTGTTAAAGAAGGCGGCTGGGTAGGTTACGCTGATAAAAATTATTAA
- a CDS encoding 3-isopropylmalate dehydratase large subunit gives MGKTIAEKIFDAHRVGMPFPDTHVLKLDRVFCHEITTPIAITDLMARGMDRVFDPTKIKAVIDHVTPAKDSKTAEQGKILRDWAKRHEIKDFFDIGRNGVCHAIFPEKGFVRPGYTVIMGDSHTCTHGAFGAFAAGVGTTDLEVGILKGVCAFHFPKTIKIVLNGTLQPGVYAKDLILFIIKELTVNGATNMVIEFAGPVIDAMSMESRMTLCNMAIEAGGTCGICYPDMTTVEYLWDFIKDEFSSKEEALKEYSKWVSDEDASYEKVLEYDVTNLEPMVTFGYKPDQVKSVSEMTGTPINQIYIGSCTNGRIEDLRIAASILKGKKISDDVRAIVSPATPAIYSKALKEGLIEIFQDAGFCVTNPTCGACLGMSNGVLANGESCASTTNRNFNGRMGKGGTVHLMSPATAAASAIEGKITNSEIYKA, from the coding sequence ATGGGTAAAACGATAGCTGAGAAAATATTTGATGCACACAGGGTGGGTATGCCGTTTCCTGATACGCATGTTTTAAAATTGGACAGAGTTTTCTGTCATGAAATCACTACTCCAATTGCGATAACAGATCTTATGGCGAGAGGAATGGATAGAGTTTTTGATCCTACTAAAATAAAGGCTGTTATAGATCACGTAACACCTGCAAAGGATTCAAAAACTGCTGAGCAAGGAAAAATATTACGTGATTGGGCTAAGAGACATGAAATCAAAGACTTTTTTGATATAGGAAGAAACGGTGTATGTCACGCGATATTCCCGGAAAAAGGATTCGTAAGACCAGGTTACACTGTTATCATGGGTGACTCCCACACATGTACTCATGGAGCATTTGGTGCTTTTGCTGCTGGTGTTGGAACAACTGATCTTGAAGTTGGAATACTAAAAGGAGTTTGTGCATTCCATTTCCCTAAGACAATAAAAATCGTTCTTAACGGAACTTTACAACCAGGTGTTTATGCAAAAGACCTTATACTTTTCATAATTAAAGAACTTACTGTGAACGGTGCAACTAATATGGTTATAGAATTTGCTGGTCCAGTAATCGATGCAATGTCAATGGAATCACGTATGACATTATGTAACATGGCAATTGAAGCTGGTGGTACTTGTGGAATATGTTACCCTGATATGACAACTGTTGAATACTTATGGGATTTCATAAAAGATGAATTCAGTTCAAAGGAAGAAGCTTTAAAAGAATACTCTAAGTGGGTTTCTGATGAAGATGCTTCTTATGAAAAAGTATTAGAATATGATGTTACAAACTTAGAACCAATGGTTACATTTGGATACAAACCAGACCAAGTGAAATCTGTAAGTGAAATGACTGGAACACCAATAAATCAGATTTACATCGGTAGTTGTACAAATGGACGTATAGAAGATCTTAGAATTGCTGCAAGTATTCTTAAAGGTAAGAAAATAAGTGATGATGTTCGTGCAATTGTAAGCCCTGCTACTCCAGCGATATATTCTAAAGCATTAAAAGAAGGATTAATTGAAATTTTCCAAGATGCTGGTTTCTGTGTTACAAATCCAACATGCGGAGCTTGCCTTGGTATGAGTAATGGGGTTCTTGCTAATGGGGAATCTTGTGCTTCTACAACAAACCGTAATTTTAACGGCAGAATGGGTAAGGGTGGTACAGTTCATTTAATGAGTCCTGCAACTGCTGCAGCTTCAGCCATAGAAGGAAAAATAACAAATTCAGAAATTTATAAAGCTTAG
- a CDS encoding RHS repeat-associated core domain-containing protein gives MYRCIYTVGVKNPYRYRGYRYDTGLYYLQSRYYNPEIQRFINEDDSSILNLTSGILLGANLFAYCTNNPIMNIDPTGNLAFPVAILSFIINFFICINPMIGAEL, from the coding sequence ATATATAGATGCATTTATACTGTAGGTGTTAAGAATCCTTATAGATATAGAGGATATAGATATGATACTGGATTATACTATTTACAAAGCAGATATTATAACCCAGAAATCCAAAGATTCATTAATGAAGACGATTCTTCGATTCTGAACCTGACATCTGGCATTTTGTTAGGGGCAAATTTGTTTGCTTATTGTACTAATAACCCTATAATGAACATAGATCCTACAGGTAACCTTGCATTTCCTGTTGCGATTCTTAGTTTTATTATAAATTTCTTTATTTGCATTAATCCAATGATTGGAGCGGAATTGTAG
- a CDS encoding RHS repeat-associated core domain-containing protein: MKDTVGVKNPYRYRGYRYDNETGLYYLQSRYYNSDMGRFINADDSSILNLTSGILLGANLFPYCSKNPINSDPTGYFQMSVEKAAKYIDAFIL; this comes from the coding sequence ATGAAGGACACTGTAGGTGTTAAGAATCCTTATAGATACAGAGGATATAGGTATGATAACGAGACTGGATTATACTATTTACAAAGCAGATACTATAATTCTGATATGGGTAGATTTATAAATGCAGACGATTCTTCGATTCTGAATCTGACGTCTGGCATTTTGTTAGGGGCAAATTTGTTCCCTTATTGTAGCAAAAATCCTATTAATAGTGATCCAACTGGTTATTTTCAAATGTCAGTTGAGAAGGCAGCAAAATATATAGATGCATTTATACTGTAG